A genome region from Sphingomonas sp. BGYR3 includes the following:
- a CDS encoding acyl carrier protein, producing the protein MPDEDYQRVEGVVRDVLRDVLALNAARVADLDATTPLFGAMPELDSLAVAGVLTEIEDRLGIVIDDEDVDADMMETFGSLTRFAAARALV; encoded by the coding sequence GTGCCTGACGAAGACTATCAACGGGTCGAAGGCGTGGTTCGGGACGTGCTGCGGGACGTGCTGGCGCTGAACGCGGCGCGTGTCGCCGATCTGGACGCAACGACGCCGCTGTTCGGCGCGATGCCCGAACTGGATTCGCTGGCGGTGGCGGGCGTGCTGACCGAGATCGAGGACCGGCTGGGCATCGTCATCGATGACGAGGATGTGGATGCCGACATGATGGAGACGTTCGGCAGCCTGACCCGATTTGCCGCCGCCCGGGCGCTGGTGTGA
- a CDS encoding AAA family ATPase: MYDVHYGLSGRPFQLTPDPAFWFDTGTHRKAMAYLGYGLSQGEGFVVITGEPGTGKTTLVAHLLATADVDQLHVVRIVTTQVDAADLLHLVADGLGAETRGLAKSDVLKAIERALHGVARAGKRTLLIVDESQSLPVDSLEELRMLSNFQAGGYPLLQILLLGQPEFRELLTGSGRLEQLRQRVIAMHHLTPMEPEEVGPYLAHRLACVGWTGRPDFEGEAIAAMFAWSGGIPRRLNQLASRVLLYGAVEGIDRFTDRHIADVVADLDADARPAVAPVPAPVSAEPSVLPVEAPVAAAPVAAMPDPAILDRLTAMEARLEEQEAALRRVLTLLVDWIEADQRRGDPAPIHSNAA, encoded by the coding sequence ATGTACGATGTCCATTATGGATTGAGCGGACGCCCGTTTCAGCTGACGCCCGATCCGGCCTTCTGGTTCGACACCGGCACGCATCGCAAGGCGATGGCGTATCTGGGCTATGGCCTCAGCCAGGGGGAGGGCTTTGTCGTCATCACCGGGGAACCGGGCACGGGTAAGACGACGCTGGTCGCCCATCTGCTGGCGACAGCGGATGTCGATCAACTTCACGTGGTGCGCATCGTCACGACCCAGGTCGATGCCGCCGATCTCCTTCATCTGGTCGCCGACGGGCTGGGCGCGGAAACGCGCGGCCTTGCCAAATCCGATGTGCTGAAGGCGATCGAGCGGGCGCTGCATGGCGTCGCTCGCGCGGGCAAGCGTACGCTGCTGATCGTCGATGAATCCCAGTCGCTGCCGGTCGACAGCTTGGAAGAGCTGCGGATGCTCTCCAACTTTCAGGCGGGCGGCTATCCCCTGTTGCAGATTCTTCTGCTCGGCCAGCCGGAATTTCGGGAACTGCTGACCGGGTCCGGCCGGCTGGAACAGCTGCGCCAGCGGGTGATTGCGATGCACCACCTGACGCCGATGGAGCCCGAAGAGGTCGGCCCCTATCTCGCACACCGCCTCGCCTGTGTCGGCTGGACCGGCCGCCCGGATTTCGAGGGTGAGGCAATTGCCGCCATGTTCGCCTGGTCCGGCGGCATCCCGCGCCGCCTGAACCAACTGGCAAGCCGCGTGCTGCTGTACGGCGCGGTTGAGGGGATCGACCGCTTTACCGACCGGCACATCGCCGATGTCGTTGCCGATCTGGACGCCGATGCGCGCCCGGCTGTGGCCCCCGTGCCAGCGCCCGTATCCGCCGAGCCGTCCGTCCTGCCCGTCGAAGCGCCCGTCGCGGCGGCACCGGTTGCCGCCATGCCCGATCCCGCAATCCTCGACCGGCTGACCGCGATGGAAGCGCGGCTGGAGGAACAGGAGGCTGCGCTGCGCCGGGTGCTGACCCTGCTCGTCGACTGGATCGAGGCGGATCAGCGGCGCGGGGACCCTGCGCCGATTCACTCCAACGCCGCCTGA
- a CDS encoding pyridoxal-dependent decarboxylase, exosortase A system-associated, which translates to MKPTGPLPPEFAGQDRLTIGGLSVGALIGRAGSTPCFVYDMAIVRARIARLRAAMPDGLDVHYAIKANPHPDLLAAIAPLVDGLDVASAGELHRALSVKPATAISFAGPGKRDAELEAAIRAGATLNAESAGEVRRALAVAERIGVPAHIAVRVNPDFELRGSGMRMGGRASPFGVDAEQVPALVRAIIDGGALWQGFHVYAGSQSLDADALGDTMAGVIALAARLADAVGTAPPLVNLGGGFGIPYFAGDVPLDIERIGRRLADALNQRPEILGNSRFAIELGRWLVGECGVYLTRIIDVKQSQGEIFYVVDGGLHHQLAASGNFGTVVRRNYPVALADRMQAAGDVTASVVGCLCTPLDRLADRVALPPAEEGDVVALFLAGAYGATASPSAFLGHPPAPEILIDG; encoded by the coding sequence ATGAAGCCGACCGGTCCGTTGCCGCCCGAATTTGCGGGGCAGGATCGCCTGACCATCGGCGGCCTGTCGGTCGGTGCGCTGATCGGGCGGGCGGGGTCCACCCCCTGTTTCGTCTATGACATGGCCATCGTCCGGGCGCGGATCGCCCGGTTGCGTGCCGCGATGCCCGATGGGCTGGATGTGCATTATGCGATCAAGGCCAATCCGCACCCCGACCTGCTCGCCGCCATCGCGCCGCTGGTCGACGGGCTGGACGTTGCGTCGGCGGGCGAGCTTCACCGTGCGCTGTCGGTCAAGCCGGCCACCGCGATCAGCTTTGCCGGGCCGGGCAAGCGGGATGCGGAGCTTGAGGCCGCGATCCGGGCCGGCGCGACGCTGAATGCCGAATCGGCGGGGGAGGTGCGCCGTGCACTGGCGGTTGCCGAACGGATCGGCGTGCCCGCCCATATCGCGGTGCGGGTGAACCCGGATTTCGAACTGCGCGGATCGGGGATGCGGATGGGTGGCCGCGCCTCGCCCTTTGGCGTCGATGCGGAACAGGTGCCCGCGCTGGTCCGCGCCATCATCGATGGCGGGGCTTTGTGGCAGGGTTTCCATGTCTATGCCGGGTCCCAGTCGCTGGATGCCGATGCGCTGGGCGATACGATGGCCGGGGTGATCGCGCTGGCCGCGCGCCTGGCCGACGCGGTGGGCACGGCGCCGCCGCTGGTCAATCTGGGCGGCGGCTTCGGCATCCCCTATTTCGCGGGCGACGTGCCGCTGGATATCGAACGGATCGGCCGACGGCTGGCCGATGCCCTGAACCAGCGCCCGGAAATCCTTGGCAACAGCCGGTTTGCGATCGAGCTTGGCCGCTGGCTGGTCGGGGAATGCGGCGTCTATCTGACCCGCATCATCGACGTGAAGCAGAGCCAGGGCGAAATATTCTATGTCGTCGATGGCGGCCTGCATCATCAACTTGCGGCCAGCGGCAATTTCGGCACGGTCGTGCGCCGCAACTATCCGGTCGCGCTGGCGGATCGGATGCAGGCGGCGGGCGACGTCACGGCGTCGGTCGTCGGTTGCCTGTGCACGCCGCTCGACCGCCTGGCCGATCGGGTCGCCCTGCCACCGGCGGAGGAGGGCGATGTCGTCGCCCTGTTCCTGGCCGGTGCCTATGGTGCGACGGCCAGCCCGTCCGCCTTTCTGGGCCATCCGCCAGCGCCGGAAATCCTGATCGACGGCTAG
- a CDS encoding XrtA system polysaccharide deacetylase → MIEGQIAPGPVLNGMSVDVEDWFQVGAFETVIDPDSWDGLQHRVERNTDAVLALFADAGVHATFFTLGWVAERNPALMRRIVEQGHELASHGWAHGRVFRMTPDDFRADIDRARKVLEDAGGVAVTGYRAPSFSIDARTPWAHPILAERGYTYSSSVAPVATDHYGWADAPRRAWRPVAGSPLVEVPITIGSLFGKPTPAGGGFFRLFPGSFTARAVRDANADDARPAMFYFHPWEIDPDQPRVADAPLKSRLRHYARLGAMAGKLRTLLRDHRWGRCDAVAAAEAARLP, encoded by the coding sequence ATGATCGAGGGACAGATCGCCCCCGGCCCGGTGCTCAACGGCATGTCGGTCGATGTCGAGGACTGGTTTCAGGTCGGCGCATTCGAAACCGTGATCGATCCCGACAGCTGGGACGGCCTGCAACATCGGGTCGAACGCAATACCGATGCCGTGCTGGCGCTGTTCGCCGATGCGGGCGTTCACGCGACATTCTTCACCCTTGGCTGGGTGGCGGAGCGGAACCCTGCGCTGATGCGGCGGATCGTTGAACAGGGGCATGAACTGGCCAGCCATGGCTGGGCGCATGGCCGGGTGTTCCGCATGACGCCCGACGATTTCCGCGCCGATATCGACCGCGCGCGAAAGGTGCTGGAGGATGCGGGCGGCGTTGCCGTCACCGGGTATCGCGCGCCCAGTTTTTCGATCGACGCGCGTACCCCCTGGGCGCACCCGATCCTGGCCGAACGCGGCTATACCTATTCGTCCAGCGTCGCGCCGGTGGCGACCGATCATTATGGCTGGGCCGATGCGCCGCGCCGCGCATGGCGCCCGGTGGCGGGCAGCCCGCTGGTCGAGGTGCCAATCACCATCGGCAGTCTGTTCGGCAAGCCGACCCCGGCAGGCGGCGGCTTTTTCCGGCTGTTCCCCGGCAGTTTCACCGCGCGCGCCGTGCGCGATGCCAATGCCGACGATGCCCGCCCGGCCATGTTCTATTTCCACCCATGGGAAATCGATCCCGATCAGCCGCGCGTTGCCGATGCGCCGCTGAAATCCCGGCTGCGCCATTATGCCCGGCTGGGCGCGATGGCTGGCAAGCTGCGCACGCTGCTGCGCGATCATCGCTGGGGGCGGTGCGATGCCGTGGCGGCGGCAGAGGCCGCCCGGCTGCCATGA
- a CDS encoding AAA family ATPase, whose amino-acid sequence MNEPRRIQGSLLERAAGLNAFAPPPRAPIPIKAEPVVPPPAAPPVPSPVIPAPAPQAATAPAPAPAPIAPPPAAIRSAPRARVAIDRAMLAEQGLLVPGSPVDVLAEEFRLAKRQVLLTADKVAASDDSRARMVLISSARPNEGKTFSAINLAISLAAEKDVQVLLVDADLAKPDVPRRLGIDTAPGLLDALADPDLDAETLILDTDIPNLSVLQAGMLRANDTELLASQRARQVLDALVQADPRRIVIFDSPPALAASPASVLALHVGQTLLVVRADRTTEGDLRETVALLDGCEHLQLILNSVTFQRSGPRFGSYYGQESQK is encoded by the coding sequence ATGAACGAACCGCGCCGCATACAGGGATCGCTGCTGGAACGGGCCGCAGGGCTGAACGCCTTTGCGCCGCCGCCGCGCGCGCCCATTCCCATCAAGGCTGAACCGGTGGTGCCCCCGCCGGCCGCGCCGCCCGTACCGTCGCCCGTTATCCCGGCGCCAGCGCCCCAGGCTGCAACCGCACCTGCACCGGCACCCGCACCGATTGCGCCGCCACCGGCCGCAATCCGTTCCGCGCCCCGCGCCCGCGTGGCGATCGACCGGGCGATGCTGGCCGAACAGGGGCTGCTGGTCCCCGGATCGCCCGTGGACGTGCTGGCCGAGGAGTTTCGTCTGGCCAAGCGACAGGTGCTGCTGACCGCGGACAAGGTTGCGGCCAGCGACGATTCCCGCGCGCGCATGGTGCTGATCAGTTCGGCCCGCCCGAATGAGGGCAAGACATTCTCCGCGATCAACCTCGCCATCTCGCTGGCGGCGGAAAAGGATGTGCAGGTGCTGCTGGTCGATGCCGATCTGGCCAAGCCCGATGTGCCGCGGCGGCTGGGCATCGACACCGCGCCCGGCCTGCTCGACGCGCTGGCCGATCCGGATCTGGATGCAGAAACGCTGATCCTGGATACCGACATCCCCAACCTGTCGGTGCTTCAGGCCGGGATGCTGCGCGCCAACGACACCGAATTGCTGGCCAGCCAGCGGGCGCGCCAGGTGCTGGACGCGCTGGTTCAGGCCGATCCGCGCCGCATCGTGATTTTCGATTCCCCGCCCGCACTGGCCGCATCGCCGGCATCGGTGCTGGCTCTGCATGTCGGCCAGACGCTGCTGGTCGTGCGCGCCGACCGCACGACAGAGGGCGATCTGCGCGAAACGGTCGCGCTGCTGGATGGATGCGAGCACCTTCAGCTGATCCTCAACAGCGTCACTTTCCAGCGAAGCGGCCCCCGCTTCGGCAGCTATTACGGACAGGAGTCCCAGAAATGA
- a CDS encoding hydrolase 1, exosortase A system-associated: MRRLISFSCAGETLAGTVDAADGTTGLLIVSGGNEVRWGAHRGMAMLAGELAAAGHPVFRFDRRGIGDSTGTNGGFQASGEDIEAAAAAFRRECPHVTRIIGFGNCDAATALALFHARAGLDALILANPWVIPGDGDLPPPAAVKARYVERMRDPRQLVRLIRGEISLTKLFNGLGSLLRTRNKDHALADRVAAALIAGRKPLTLLLARGDNTAIAFAEAWRDPAFAPLRGEASVLTCDTASHSFAEPADKLWLRDRLLDALRG, translated from the coding sequence ATGCGCCGGCTGATCTCCTTTTCCTGCGCCGGGGAGACGCTGGCCGGCACCGTCGATGCGGCGGATGGGACCACCGGCCTGTTGATCGTTTCCGGCGGCAATGAGGTCCGCTGGGGCGCGCATCGCGGCATGGCGATGCTGGCCGGTGAACTGGCAGCGGCGGGCCATCCCGTATTCCGGTTCGACCGGCGGGGCATCGGCGATTCCACCGGCACCAATGGCGGGTTCCAGGCCAGCGGCGAGGATATCGAGGCGGCCGCAGCGGCGTTCCGGCGCGAATGCCCGCACGTCACGCGCATCATCGGCTTTGGCAATTGCGATGCGGCAACCGCGCTGGCGCTGTTTCACGCGCGGGCGGGGCTGGATGCGCTGATCCTCGCCAATCCCTGGGTCATTCCGGGCGATGGCGACTTGCCCCCGCCCGCCGCGGTCAAGGCCCGCTATGTTGAACGGATGCGCGACCCGCGCCAGTTGGTGCGCCTGATCCGCGGCGAGATCAGCCTGACAAAACTTTTCAATGGTTTAGGCAGCCTTCTTCGCACAAGGAATAAGGATCACGCGCTGGCCGACCGCGTCGCCGCTGCCCTGATTGCGGGCCGGAAACCGCTGACCCTGTTGCTGGCGCGGGGGGACAATACCGCCATCGCCTTTGCCGAGGCATGGCGGGATCCCGCCTTTGCCCCGCTGCGCGGCGAGGCCAGCGTCCTGACGTGCGACACTGCCAGCCACAGCTTTGCCGAGCCCGCCGACAAGCTATGGCTGCGCGACCGTCTGCTCGACGCCCTTCGCGGCTAG
- a CDS encoding FemAB family XrtA/PEP-CTERM system-associated protein yields the protein MNAPAFPTRVHVHAADLTDAAVRARIDGFVADHPDATPFHRTAWTIATARGAGQRPHLLIAESGEGVLRGILPLTETHSPLFGRALVSTGFGVDGGILAESDRWAQPLADAAVMLSHSLTCPTVELRGGLAPGEGWLVDGHTYLGHVRPLAADDAAELLAIPRKQRAEVRKGLDRGLGVRTGVSAADRAAHYAVYAESVRNLGTPVFPRALFDAVLDAFGPDADILTILDGDRPVASVLSLYWRGTVYPYWGGGTHAARALRANDILYYALMGHARARGCTRFDFGRSKAGTGAAAFKKNWGFDPQPLAYFKRGWPGVPLREVNPLSPRYRLQVAAWQRLPLGIANRVGPWIARGLG from the coding sequence ATGAATGCACCCGCCTTTCCAACCCGCGTCCACGTTCACGCCGCCGACCTGACGGATGCAGCGGTTCGGGCGCGGATCGACGGTTTTGTCGCCGATCACCCGGATGCCACGCCGTTTCACCGAACGGCATGGACCATCGCGACGGCGCGCGGCGCGGGCCAGCGGCCGCATCTGCTGATCGCCGAAAGCGGGGAGGGGGTGCTGCGCGGCATCCTGCCGCTGACCGAAACGCATTCGCCGCTGTTCGGCCGTGCGCTGGTATCGACGGGGTTCGGCGTCGATGGCGGCATCCTGGCCGAAAGCGATCGTTGGGCGCAGCCGCTGGCCGATGCTGCCGTCATGCTGTCGCACAGCCTGACGTGCCCGACGGTCGAATTGCGCGGCGGCTTGGCCCCGGGTGAGGGCTGGCTGGTCGATGGCCACACCTATCTTGGCCATGTCCGCCCGCTTGCCGCCGATGACGCGGCCGAACTGCTTGCCATTCCGCGCAAGCAGCGGGCAGAGGTGCGAAAGGGGCTGGACCGGGGCCTTGGCGTGCGGACCGGCGTGTCTGCCGCCGACCGCGCGGCTCATTACGCCGTCTATGCCGAATCCGTCCGCAACCTCGGCACGCCGGTGTTTCCGCGCGCCCTGTTCGATGCAGTGCTGGATGCGTTCGGCCCGGATGCGGATATCCTGACCATTCTGGACGGCGATCGGCCGGTGGCCAGCGTGCTGTCGCTTTACTGGCGCGGCACGGTCTATCCCTATTGGGGCGGCGGAACCCACGCGGCCCGCGCGCTTCGGGCCAACGACATCCTCTATTATGCACTGATGGGCCATGCCCGTGCGCGCGGCTGCACCCGCTTCGATTTCGGGCGGTCAAAGGCGGGAACCGGCGCTGCGGCGTTCAAGAAGAACTGGGGCTTTGATCCGCAACCGTTGGCCTATTTCAAGCGGGGCTGGCCGGGCGTGCCGCTGCGTGAGGTCAATCCGCTCAGCCCGCGCTACCGGTTGCAGGTGGCAGCATGGCAGCGTCTGCCGCTGGGCATTGCCAACCGGGTCGGGCCATGGATCGCCCGGGGCCTGGGCTGA
- a CDS encoding XrtA system polysaccharide chain length determinant, producing MDGIYDEIRAAIHGIWHRRWLALAVAWAICLAGWFAVSLIPSKYESTARVLVQSPNLLPNEAAGAQARMDQAREVERVRQTLTSAINLEKVVRGTELARRATTPGAIAGEAARLQKAVKITAQQDNLFEVTASISNPDMTDGQNARLARAVVQKMIDIFVEDNLSQSRDGTGQSLRFLDEQIALRQRQLQDKENQLADFNNRFLSGLPGTGSLSDRIGQARTALADVDAQLAGASSSLSAVNAQMGGTPAMVAGAAGAPMAGPARARLAAIESQLAEGRSRGWTDSHPDMRALNSQLAQARTAAAREGTGGAVAGQPNPVYIGLRTQQAEREARVAELSQRKGMLEGQLSQLQRKLDADPNAAAAQAQLDRDIDALRETYRRLVEDREQVRLTGQVQAETAPVRFKVIDPPTVPGAPASPNRPLLLAAVLIAGIGGGAAAAFAFSRIQTTWPTADRLERSTGLPVIGSISEVVLASQTPLRRKRLMLFAGGAGGLFVAFVALIGVNLITIGMMA from the coding sequence ATGGACGGCATCTATGACGAAATCCGCGCTGCGATCCACGGCATCTGGCACCGCCGGTGGCTGGCGCTGGCCGTCGCCTGGGCAATCTGCCTGGCCGGCTGGTTCGCGGTGTCGCTGATCCCGTCGAAATATGAATCGACCGCGCGCGTGCTGGTGCAATCGCCCAACCTGCTGCCGAACGAGGCGGCGGGCGCACAGGCGCGGATGGATCAGGCGCGCGAGGTGGAGCGGGTGCGCCAGACGCTGACCTCTGCCATCAATCTGGAAAAGGTGGTGCGCGGCACCGAGCTTGCCCGCCGGGCGACGACCCCCGGCGCCATCGCGGGCGAGGCAGCGCGCCTGCAAAAGGCGGTCAAGATCACGGCACAGCAGGACAATCTGTTCGAGGTGACGGCATCGATCAGCAACCCGGACATGACCGATGGTCAGAATGCCCGGCTGGCCCGCGCGGTCGTTCAGAAGATGATCGACATTTTCGTCGAGGATAACCTGTCCCAGTCGCGCGACGGCACGGGCCAGTCGCTCCGGTTTCTGGACGAACAGATCGCGCTGCGTCAGCGTCAGTTGCAGGACAAGGAAAACCAGCTCGCCGATTTCAACAACCGGTTTCTGTCCGGCCTGCCCGGCACCGGATCGCTGAGCGACCGGATCGGTCAGGCGCGCACTGCGCTCGCCGATGTCGATGCCCAGCTTGCGGGCGCCAGCTCCAGCCTGTCGGCGGTCAATGCCCAGATGGGTGGCACGCCCGCCATGGTTGCCGGAGCCGCTGGTGCGCCCATGGCCGGCCCGGCCCGTGCCCGGCTGGCCGCGATCGAAAGCCAGCTGGCCGAGGGGCGTTCGCGCGGCTGGACCGATTCCCATCCCGACATGCGCGCCCTGAACAGTCAGCTGGCCCAGGCCCGCACGGCTGCCGCGCGCGAGGGGACCGGCGGCGCTGTCGCCGGTCAGCCCAATCCCGTCTATATCGGCCTGCGCACGCAGCAGGCGGAGCGCGAGGCGCGCGTCGCCGAACTCAGCCAGCGCAAGGGGATGCTGGAGGGCCAGTTGTCGCAGCTTCAGCGAAAGCTGGACGCCGATCCCAATGCCGCGGCGGCACAGGCCCAGCTTGATCGCGATATCGACGCCCTGCGCGAAACCTATCGGCGGCTGGTCGAGGACCGCGAACAGGTGCGCCTGACCGGACAGGTGCAGGCCGAAACGGCACCGGTCCGGTTCAAGGTGATCGACCCGCCGACCGTGCCGGGTGCGCCAGCATCGCCCAACCGCCCGCTGTTGCTGGCCGCGGTGCTGATCGCCGGTATCGGCGGCGGTGCGGCAGCGGCCTTTGCCTTCAGCCGTATTCAGACGACATGGCCGACCGCCGACCGGCTGGAACGATCCACCGGCCTGCCCGTGATCGGATCGATCAGCGAAGTGGTGCTGGCATCGCAGACGCCCCTGCGGCGCAAGCGGCTGATGCTGTTTGCGGGCGGCGCGGGCGGTCTGTTCGTCGCCTTTGTCGCGCTGATCGGGGTCAACCTGATCACCATTGGCATGATGGCGTGA
- a CDS encoding acyl-CoA ligase (AMP-forming), exosortase A system-associated — MIQLDPHPRPIDHLTLRGDAGRLALAGRVGELDYAGLEHAVARLAGFLAGQGFAPGDRVASWLPKTLLASILPLAAPRAGLVHVPINPQLKRGQVSHILADSGARLLITQTARLPLLERGDVPHGTRAIADEAVLAGGDPVPPSDADPDALAAILYTSGSTGRPKGVMLSHANLWLGAISVAHYLRLEPADRVLAVLPLSFDYGQSQLLSTWAAGACAVPMDYLLPRDVIKAVARDAITTLAGVPPLWVQLLEGDWPQETATALRRITNSGGALTPAMVRQLRERFPNADLYPMYGLTEAFRSTYLDPDLVDRHPESIGRAIPFAEVMVVAPDGTRAAPGEPGELVHAGPLVAHGYWRDPARTAERFRPAPAWSDSGGMAVWSGDTVVIEPHGLLRFVGRGDEMIKVSGNRVSPTEVEEAALAGGELAEAVAIGVPDARTGQAIHLIARARGAPEAVEPRLRERLRRDLPGFMQPAEIIWRQALPRNANGKLDRAALRRELTS; from the coding sequence ATGATCCAGCTCGATCCGCATCCCCGTCCGATCGATCACCTGACGCTTCGCGGCGATGCGGGGCGGCTGGCGCTGGCCGGGCGGGTTGGGGAACTGGACTATGCCGGACTGGAGCACGCGGTTGCCAGGCTGGCGGGCTTTCTGGCGGGTCAGGGATTTGCGCCGGGCGACCGGGTGGCCAGCTGGCTGCCAAAGACGCTGCTGGCCAGCATCCTGCCGCTGGCCGCGCCGCGCGCGGGGCTGGTCCATGTCCCGATCAATCCGCAGCTCAAGCGGGGGCAGGTTTCGCACATTCTGGCCGACAGCGGCGCCCGGCTGCTGATTACCCAGACCGCCCGGCTGCCCCTGCTGGAACGGGGCGATGTGCCGCACGGCACCCGGGCCATCGCGGATGAGGCGGTGCTGGCGGGCGGCGATCCTGTGCCGCCATCGGATGCCGATCCCGATGCGCTGGCCGCCATCCTCTACACCTCCGGGTCCACCGGGCGGCCAAAGGGGGTGATGCTGTCCCACGCCAATCTCTGGCTGGGGGCGATCAGCGTTGCGCATTACCTGCGACTTGAGCCAGCCGACCGGGTGCTGGCGGTGCTCCCGCTCAGTTTCGATTACGGGCAGAGCCAGCTGCTCTCCACCTGGGCTGCGGGCGCCTGTGCGGTGCCGATGGACTATCTGTTGCCGCGCGACGTGATAAAGGCGGTTGCGCGCGATGCGATCACCACGCTGGCCGGCGTCCCCCCGCTCTGGGTGCAGCTGTTGGAAGGCGACTGGCCGCAGGAGACGGCAACGGCGCTGCGCCGGATTACCAATTCGGGCGGCGCACTGACCCCCGCCATGGTCCGCCAGTTGCGGGAACGGTTTCCCAATGCCGACCTCTATCCGATGTACGGCCTGACCGAGGCATTTCGATCGACCTATCTCGACCCCGATCTGGTCGACCGGCATCCGGAATCGATCGGGCGGGCGATTCCCTTTGCCGAGGTAATGGTGGTCGCCCCCGATGGCACCCGCGCGGCACCGGGGGAACCGGGCGAGCTGGTCCATGCCGGGCCGCTGGTCGCGCATGGATACTGGCGCGATCCGGCCCGAACCGCCGAACGGTTCCGCCCGGCGCCCGCCTGGTCCGACAGCGGCGGCATGGCCGTGTGGTCGGGCGACACCGTGGTCATCGAACCGCACGGCCTGCTGCGCTTTGTCGGGCGCGGGGACGAGATGATCAAGGTTTCGGGCAATCGGGTCAGCCCGACCGAGGTCGAGGAGGCTGCACTGGCCGGCGGGGAACTGGCCGAGGCGGTGGCCATCGGGGTGCCCGATGCGCGGACGGGACAGGCAATCCACCTGATCGCCCGGGCGAGGGGCGCGCCAGAGGCGGTCGAGCCGCGGCTTCGCGAGCGATTGCGCCGTGACCTGCCGGGGTTCATGCAGCCTGCCGAGATCATCTGGCGTCAGGCACTGCCCCGCAACGCCAACGGAAAGCTGGATCGCGCTGCCCTGCGCCGGGAGTTGACGTCATGA
- a CDS encoding XrtA/PEP-CTERM system exopolysaccharide export protein encodes MRVNVRTRLLAATAILATLPSGCATTARNELPPAGFVAAREAPSEEYVIGPLDQLDIFVWRNPELSAKGVQVRPDGRISTPLISDMPAVGKTPSMLADDMKIALGEYIKDPIVSVIVQNFAGTFSQQVRIVGATEKPASIPYRANMTVLDAMISVGGLSEFAAGNRARLVRYDRATGKQTEYKLRLSSLLKDGDTRANVRLEPGDVIIIPESMF; translated from the coding sequence ATGCGCGTGAATGTTCGAACCCGATTGCTGGCCGCAACGGCGATCCTGGCAACCCTGCCAAGCGGTTGTGCCACCACCGCGCGCAACGAACTGCCCCCCGCCGGGTTCGTCGCCGCGCGCGAGGCGCCCAGCGAGGAATATGTCATCGGCCCGCTGGATCAGCTCGATATCTTTGTCTGGCGTAACCCCGAACTGTCGGCAAAGGGCGTGCAGGTGCGCCCCGATGGCCGCATCTCGACCCCGCTGATTTCGGACATGCCGGCGGTGGGCAAGACGCCATCGATGCTGGCCGACGATATGAAGATCGCGCTGGGCGAATATATCAAGGACCCGATCGTATCGGTCATCGTCCAGAATTTTGCCGGCACGTTCAGCCAGCAGGTGCGGATCGTCGGTGCCACCGAAAAGCCCGCATCGATCCCCTATCGCGCGAACATGACCGTGCTTGACGCCATGATCTCGGTCGGCGGCCTGTCGGAATTTGCGGCGGGCAACCGGGCGCGGCTGGTCCGGTACGACCGGGCGACGGGCAAGCAGACCGAATACAAGCTGCGGCTGTCCAGCCTGCTGAAGGATGGCGATACCCGCGCCAATGTCCGGCTGGAGCCGGGTGACGTCATCATCATCCCCGAATCCATGTTCTGA